The following nucleotide sequence is from uncultured Draconibacterium sp..
GAAAAAGCCTGATATTTGACATCCACAGAACAATTATAAAACATAAAAGTTTTTTATAATTGCTGTACTTTGGTACAATAATTGTTACTTAACTTTGCATTTTAAGTTATAATTAAACAGCATTTAATTACAAATTGTAAACCATGGCGTCCCCCGTCATGGTTTTTTATTTTGTCTTTTTTGTTGCAGTCCAAAAACTTACAGCGCATTTGTTTGGTAGGTGTGTTTTTAAGCAATAAAAACATTCTAACGTGCTTCATCATTTTTTCCAAATAATCTTCATTTTCACGTCTGTTTCTCTATCTTTAAAAAACAAATTCGTAGTTGAGCGAATTAAATGAAAGGAGCCGAACAAATGAAGAAATACCTGCCTAAATTAGTACAGAATGATAAGTGGTTAGAACCTTATTCCGGAGTAATTTCGGATAGAATGATTCTTGCAGAACGTAAAGAAAAAGAATTGACGGGGGGCAAATCGTTGGCCGATTTTGCTACCGGGCATTTGTTTTTTGGTTTGCACCGAACTCATTCGGGGTGGGTAATTCGCGAGTGGGCACCCAATGCAACGCATATCTACCTAGTTGGCACTTTTAACGATTGGCAGGAAAGTGCTGATTATTCTTTTTCACATCTCGATCATGGAGTATGGGAACTTCATCTGGCAACCGATCAATTGGCCCACGGCGATTTGTATGCCTTAAATATACATTGGGCTGTGAATCATGGAAAACGAATACCTGCCTGGGCTACACGCGTAGTGCAGGATGAAAATACACACATGTTTAATGCCCAGGTTTGGGCACCCGAAAAAGCTTACGAATGGAACAACCCGGATTTTCAGCGCACCGACGAGCAACCGCTGATTTACGAAGGGCATGTTGGAATGGCCGGCGAAGAGGAGCGTGTGCATACCTACAATGAGTTTCGTGAGCAAATGTTGCCGCGCATAAAAGCCAACGGATATAATGTTATTCAGTTAATGGCCATTCCCGAGCATCCGTATTACGGGAGTTTTGGCTACCATGTAAGCAGCTTTTTTGCTGCATCGTCGCGTTTTGGAACGCCCGAGGAACTGAAACAATTGATTGATGAAGCGCATGGAATGGGTATTGCAGTAATTATGGATTTGGTGCATTCGCATGCAGTAAAAAATGAAGTTGAAGGCCTCGGAAATTATGATGGCACACGCTACCAGTTTTTTCACGAAGGAGGTAAAGGCGTGCATCCTGCGTGGGATAGCTACTGTTTTAACTACGATAAAAATGAGGTGCTACACTTCCTTTTGTCAAATATAAGCTATTGGTTAAATGAATATAAATTCGATGGTTTTCGTTTTGATGGCGTAACCAGTATGTTGTATTTTAATCATGGTTTAGAGATCGCTTTTTCCAACTACGACGACTACTTTAATGCGAATGTCGATCACGAGGCAGTTACCTATTTTAAGCTGGCAAATAAGCTGATGAAAGAGATCAATCCGGGATCTTTGTCGATTGCTGAAGACATGAGTGGAATGCCCGGACTGGCAACAGCGATTGAAGATGGCGGTTTGGGATTCGATTTCCGGATGGCCATGGGCGTACCTGATTTTTGGATAAAAATGATAAAAGAAAAGTCGGACGACGAATGGGAAGTTGGCGACATTTTTTACCAGCTTACTTCGAAACGGATGGACGAGCAGGTGGTGAGTTATGCCGAATCACACGACCAGGCATTGGTAGGCGATAAAACCATTGTCTTTCGCCTGATCGATAAAGAGATGTATTTCTCGATGCGCAAAGATCAGCCAAACCTGATTGTTGAACGGGGAATAGCTTTGCATAAAATGATTCGCCTGGCAACGGCAAGTTGTGCAGGTGGAGCTTACCTTAATTTTATGGGTAACGAATTTGGACATCCTGAGTGGATTGATTTTCCGCGCGAAGGAAACAACTGGTCTTACAGTCATGCGCGCCGAATTTGGAGCATCTCCGAAGATCAGGACCTGAAATTTCATTGGTTGTATGATTTTGATAAAGAAATGATTCAGCTGATCAATCAAAACAAAATACTCTCCATCCCTTCGGTTGACAAGGTTTTGGAAAATAAGCCGGATAAAGTGCTGGCCTATCACCGAGGACTGTTTTTGTTTGTGTTTAATTTTAATCCAACACAGTCGTTTACCGATTATGGAATTCCGCTTGGCGCCGGAAAATATCAAATTGTACTGAACAGCGATTCGGGCCGCTTTGGTGGTCACGACCGGGTTGATGAAGAGATAAGTTACTACACTATGCCAAGTAAAGGAATGGATAGCCAGCACTACCTGAAACTTTACCTGCCGGCAAGAACGGCGTTGGTGCTGAAAAAAGTAGATATTCCGAAAGCAAAGTAATGGCCGAAACAAAGTTTCAAACCATAGTAGATGTGCCGCGTTTTCCGTGGCAAACAGGTTACCAGAAGAAAAACCTGTTTATGGGGTCGTGTTTTACCGAGAATGTGGGGGCAAAAATGGAAACCCTGAAATACCCGGTAGACATTAATCCGTTTGGAATTTTGTACAATCCGCTTTCCGTTGCCAACGGCTTGCAGCTATTGCTTGATGAAAAACAGTTTTCAGCAAATGACCTTGTGGAGCACAACGGGCTTTGGCACAGCTTTAGTCATCACGGTCGCTTTTCGAATACCGAGCAAAATAAAGCGCTGGACGACATAAATGCTCGCATTAAAAGTTCGGCAACATTTTTAAAGCAGGCCGATTTTCTGTTTCTCACTTTTGGTACTGCCTGGATTTACCGCTACAAAAAAACGGGAAAACTGGTTTCTAATTGTCATAAAATACCGGCACGCGAGTTTGTACGCGAACGTTTGCCGGTGCAGCAGATTGTTGAGGTTTACTACGATTTGCTGACAAAAATATGGCAGGAAAATCCTGATCTGAAAGTGGTATTTACCGTCAGCCCGATTCGTCACTGGAAAGATGGAGCAATTGAAAACCAGCGAAGTAAGGCGACGTTGATTTTGGCTATTGATCAGCTTATTCAGGAACTCGGTGTCGGGAAGTGTGCTTATTTTCCATCGTACGAAATTGTAATGGATGAACTGCGCGATTACCGTTTTTATGCCGAAGATATGTTGCACATTTCAGAGATGGCTGTAAAGCATATCTGGTGGCGTTTTGAAGCGGCACTAGTTAGCCCTGAAAGTATTGAAATTGCTAGAGAAGTTCAAAAAATTACCAATGCTGTACAGCATCGGGTAATCAACAAAAAATCGCTTGAATATTCCAAATTTCTCCTTAGTTTTCTAAAGAAATTGGAGCTACTGGAAAAACGATTCCCGTATCTTAATTTAAAGTTAGAAAAAGAATATTTTAATGTACAGATTGAGGAATTTGGAGGTAGCGATAAAACAATTGTGAGTTAAATCCCTTAACTTAGTAGAGGCAACATCGTTGTAGCTGCTGAACCAATACTCAATTTACCAAAGTGATACTGTTATGCATTACCTTCAATTTGACAAGGAACAGCTGGTAAATCTTGAATATTCGCTGTTCAAAGAAATATTACGATCAAACAGAGCCGGTTCTTATTTAAGTACTACGCTAAATGGCTGCAATACGCGAAAATACCATGGATTGCTGGTGTGCCCCATTGAAAATTTTGGAGGTGAAAAACATGTGTTGCTTTCGTCGCTCGATGAAACAGTGATACAAAACGAGGCTGAATTTAACCTCGGAATACATCGATATAAGGGCGGAACATACGAACCTAAAGGACACAAATACATACGTAATGTAGAGTTTGATGCGATACCCAAAATTACTTACCGGGTAGGCGGTGTGGTTCTTACAAAAGAACGACTGCTGGTTGAGAAGGAAGAGCAAATACTGATTAAATATACGCTTGAAGAAGCTACCTCGCCAACAACACTGCGATTGAAACCATTTCTGGCTTTTCGCAATATTCACCAGTTGAGTAAGGCAAATATGTTTGTAAACCGCAAGTTTGGTAAAGCAAAAAACGGGATTAAAACATGTTTGTATGATGGCTATCCCAATTTGTTTATGCAATGCAGCAAAACGGTTGATTACGTGGCAGTGCCCGATTGGTATTATGATATTGAGTATTTAAAAGAATTGAACCGGGGTTACGAATACCTGGAAGATCTTTTTGTGCCCGGCTATTTTGAGTTTCCGATGAAAAAGGGCGAATCGATTGTTTTTGCAGCCGGATTAAAAGAAGCTAACCCGGTGTCGTTAAAACAGCGTTTTACCAAAGAACAAAAAAAGCGTGGCGGCAAAGAAACGTTCAACAGTGTGTTGGAAAGAGCAGCTCACCAGTTTATTATGCATGAAGGTTATACCGCCGATATTGTTGCCGGTTTTCCCTGGTACAACAGCATAACACGGCAAACTTTTATCTCGCTTCCCGGCCTGTGTTTGTCGTTTAACGATCCGAGACTTTGTGAGAAAATTCTCGATTCGTACCTCAAATATTTCAACGATGGCTTCTTCCCCGATCAGATTAAGGATAAAGAGTTACAGTATCATTCGGCCGACAATTCGCTGTGGTTTATTTGGGTAATTCAGCAATATCTCAAGAAAAAGAACAATCCAAAGTTGCTTTGGAAATTATATGGTGATGTGATTAAGCGGATTCTGAATGCTTATACCGATGGGAATCTCGATTACATAAAAGTACTACCCAACGGTTTAATCTATGCCGAAAAGAAAGACACTGCCTTAACCTGGATGAATTCGAGTGTTGACGGGAAAGCCGTTTTGCCGCGCGCAGGAATGCCGGTAGAGGTTAATGCCTTGTGGTTTAATGCCATTTGTTTTGCATTGGATTTGGCTGATATGGCCGGCGATGGCGACTTTATTACACAGTGGAAACACATGGTGAACAAAGTGGCACAGTCGTTTTTGAAAACCTTTTGGAGCGATGGGCATGGTTACCTGGCCGATGTGGTAAAAGACGATCAGCACGAATGGGCAGTGCGGCCAAATATGGTAATTGCTGTAGCAATGGATTATACACCTTTAACTAAAGAACAACAAAAGCAGGTTTTAAGTGTGGTGAAGCGAAAATTGCTGACAAACAGGGGGCTGCGAACCTTGTCGCCCGACCATTTGCGCTATTTTGGCAATATAACAGGCGGGCCAAAAGAGCGTGAGTTGGCATTGCATCAGGGAGCAGTTTGGCCCTGGTTGCTCCAGTTTTTTGTTGAAGCTTATTTAAAAATACACAAGCGCGGTGGTTTGCCTTTTGTGAAACAAATTATGGAAAGTTTTGAAGCCGAAATGACAGAACATTGTATTGGGAATATCCCTGAAATGTACGATGGCGACCCGCCACATGTGGGGAAGGGAGCAATTTCTCAGGCATGGAATGTGGCAGGAGTTTCGCATGCGCTCGATTTGGTGCAGAACTACGTAGAGTAAATCAGCAGCAATTAAATATATAGATGTAACCGGAAAATTAGAAGATCAGATGAAGGTATTAATGTTTGGATGGGAATTTCCTCCCCACATCTCCGGTGGATTGGGGACGGCGTGTTACGGACTTACAAAAGGAATGGCTGAATTGAAAGATATTGACGTAACTTTTGTAGTTCCTAAGGCTTTTGGCGACGAAAATCCGTTGCGAATGAAGTTAGTTGGAGCCAACAATATTCCCGTTAACCGAACGACCATTAATTTTGAGGAGGGTGGAAAATCAATGGAGTACCTTGAAGTAGATTCGCCCATTCTTCCGTACGTTACCGAAGATGAATTCTGGACATTAAAAAGCAAACGCTACACGCGCCAGACAAAATTTGTTGAAACCGACGAAGATTCAAAAATAGAATTTAGCGGAGGCTATGGCCCCGATTTATTAAAAGAAATTCGGGATTATGCTCTTGTGGCCCGTTTAATTGCCGAAGATAATCCCTGCGATATTATTCACGCACACGACTGGTTAACCTATCCCGCAGGAATAGCAGCCAGTAAAGCTACCGGAAAACCGCTGGTAATACATGTGCATGCTACCGATTTTGATCGGAGTGGAGGCGATGTAAACCCCAGGGTTTATGCCATAGAGCGCGAAGGAATGGAAGCTGCCGATAAAGTTATAACGGTAAGCAATTTAACCCGTAAAATAGTAATTGAAAAATACGGAATCTCCCCGGAAAAAGTGGTTACGGTTTACAATGCCGTTGAGTCGGTAAACAAAGAAAAAGGAACATTGCCGCCCAAAGGTGTAAACGATAAAGTAGTTACTTTTTTAGGACGAATAACCATGCAAAAAGGCCCAGGTTATTTTGTCGAAGCTGCTAATATGGTGCTGAAAAAAATGCAAAATGCCCGTTTTGTTATGGCCGGAAGTGGCGATATGATGAACGAGATGATTGCACGAACGGCTGCACTCGGAATCGCCGACAAATTTCATTTTACCGGGTTTCTGAAAGGGAACGATGTAAACGACCTGTTTAGCATGACCGATGTGTTTGTTATGCCGTCGGTATCCGAACCTTTTGGAATTGTACCGCTTGAAGCTATGCAGCTAAATGTTCCGGTAATTATATCTAACCAGTCCGGGGTTTCCGAGATATTAAAACACGCTATAAAAATAGATTTTTGGGATACTTATGCAATGGCCGATGCTATTTATGGCGTATTGAATTATTCATCACTGGCACAGCATTTTAAGAGCGAAGGAAAGACAGAGGTGGAAGAATTAAAGTGGACACACTCGGCCACAGAAGTGAGAAAAGTTTACCAGCGTACTTTGCAAGAAAATTAATCATTTTAGTATGAAGTCAATTTGTTTGTTTTTTCAAATACATCAACCGTTTAGGCACCGGCGTTACCGTTTTTTCGATATTGGTAACGATCATTATTATTACGACGATTATTCGAACGAAAGTATTATCAGAAACGTAGCCGATAAAAGTTATTTGCCGGCCAATAAATTATTGCTCGAACTGGCAGAAAAACTGGGAGGGAAGTTTAAAGTGGCATTTTCGATAACCGGTGTTGCATTAGAGCAGTTTGAACTTTATGCTCCTGAAGTTATCGAATCGTTTCAGGAATTAACAAAAACTGGTTGTATCGAATTTCTGGCCGAAACATATTCTCATTCCTTAAGTTCGTTTAAAGATTTTCAGGCTTTTACCGACCAGGTAAAAAAGCACGATGAACAGATTTTCAGATTATTCGGCCAGAAACCGTGTGTTTTCCGAAATACAGAAATGATCTACTCCGACGAAATTGGGGAGAAGGTTGCCAAATTGGGTTACTCGGCCATGTTAACCGAAGGCGCTAAACATGTTTTGGGATGGAAAAGTCCAAATTTCCTGTATGTAAACGCCATAAATCCGCGGCTAAAAGTATTAATGCGCAACTATAAACTCAGCGACGATATCGGATTCAGATTTTCGGATAAAAACTGGGATGAATACCCGTTAACAGCCGAGAAGTATGTAAACTGGCTTGAAAATGTTGGCGAAAAAGAAGAGATTATTAACCTGTTTATGGGCTACGATTCGTTTGGTAGCCGCCAGCCAAAAGATGCCGGAATCTTCGAATTCTTAAAAGCATTTTCTGAGCAAATTGTAAAAAGCAAAACATTGAAATTTGCCACACCATCCGAAGCAGTTGATGACCTTCAGCCGGTTTCAGTGGTTAGTGTTCCTCATCCCATTTCCTGGTCTGATGAAGAGCGCGACCTTAGTGCCTGGCTCGGAAATGAAATGCAAAAAGAGGCCTTTGAAAAATTGTATGCAATGAAAGATCAAATGGCCCGAAGCACGGATGGTGAGCTTCAGAAAGATTGGAATTACCTGCAAGCCAGCGATCACTTCTTTTACATGTCAACCAAGTATTTTGCCGGCAGAGATCCGCATAAATCGTATAGTAATTTCGATTCGCCTTACGAGGCTTTTATAAATTACATGAATGTGTTGAGCGATTTTAAAATCCGTTTAAATGCGCATGTGCCCGAAAGTGAAGTGGAAAATGAAATTGCATCGCTTCATCGTTTGCTGGAGGAGAAAGAAGAAAAAATAAAAAGGATGGAAGCCGATTTGCGACGTTTGCAAAAGACGAAAAAGCAAAAGACGGCTACTCGAAAAAAGAAATAGGCAATTTGTTGCTAACATTAAATTCACTTAATGATAATTGTAGAAGAAACAATTTGTTGAAATGAAAATTTATTTTTGCAGCTCGCGTTAAGAGAGTTAGCGCACTTAACATGTTCGTTGAGCATGGATCGTAATAAGTAAAATGAGAAGAAAATGGAAGAGAAAAAATTTATAAAGAACCCGGTTGTGGGAGAGCCGGTATGGAAACGGATTATTGTAGAATCAAACGTTCCGGAAAGTCTTTCACCCCTGCGTGACCTGTCGAAAAACTTGTGGTGGGTTTGGAATACAGAAGCACGTGAATTGTTCGAAAAAATTGATGCCGACATTTGGGAAGAATGTGCCCATAATCCAATAGTACTGCTCGATAGGGTAGGTTACAATCGTTTTAAAGAGCTGGAACGCGACGAAATGTTTGTGGCCAAAATGCACGAGGTAAACGCAAAATTTAACAAATATCTTGATGACCGTAAAGAGCTTGCAGGCCCCGGAATCTCGTATTTTAGTATGGAGTACGGTTTGCACGACAGCTTAAAAATATTTTCAGGAGGATTGGGAATTCTTGCCGGAGATTACCTGAAAGAAGCCAGTGATATGAAAGTTAATTTGGTGGCTGTTGGCTTGTTGTATCGTTACGGATATTTTAAGCAAAACCTGAATTTACATGGCGAGCAAATGGCTGTTTACGATGCACAGCAATTCTCAAAAATTCCTGTTCAGCCGGCATTGGATAAAAATGGAGAATGGGTTCGTGTTGAAGTGCAATACCCTGGCAGAACATTAATTGGCCGAGTTTGGCAAACCAATATTGGTTCGGTAAAACTGTATCTGCTCGATGCCGATCATCACGAAAACAGCGATGCCGACCGATTTGTAACACACCATTTATATGGTGGCGACAACGAAAACCGATTGAAACAGGAAATGCTGCTTGGTTTAGGTGGTATACAGGCATTGAAAAAACTGGAAGTTGACTCGGATATATACCACTGTAACGAAGGCCACGCTGCCTTTATTGGTATTCAACGTATTGCCAACCTGATGGCGGAGCAGAAACTATCGTATGCCGAAGCTAAAGAAGTTGTTAATGCATCAACCGTGTTTACAACACACACACCGGTTCCGGCCGGACACGATTCTTTCCATAAAGATATGTTCCGTCATTACATGAATTTCTTTCCAGAGAAACTAGGACTTAGCTGGGAAGATTTTGAGATGCTGGGAAAAGCGAGAGCCGAAGAAGATCATTTTAATATGAGCTACCTGGCAAGTAACCTGTCGCAGGGAATAAACGGCGTTAGTATGCTGCACGGCGATGTTAGTAAAGCTGTGCTTAAACACCTTTACCAGGGGTATCTTGAAGAGGAACTTGAAATTGGTTACGTAACCAACGGAGTTCACTATCCGACCTGGGCTGCACAGGAATGGAAAGACATTCATAAAAAATATTTTGGCGAAGAGTTTCCAACCAATCAACTGGATTTTGATGTTTGGAAGAATATATACAATGTTCCGGATTACGAAATTTGGGAACTTCGTAAAAAATTACGTCAAAAATTGATCAACTACATCAAAGAGCGTTTTCAGGACAACTGGATTAAACGTTCTGAGAATCCGAAGCTGATCAGCGAAATTCTTGGAAAACTAAATCCGAATACACTTACAATTGGTTTTGCCCGCCGTTTTGCCACCTACAAACGTGCACACTTGTTGTTCCGCAACCTCGATCGTTTGGCAAAAATTGTCAATAACCCTGAGCGCCCGGTACAATTTATTTTTGCCGGAAAAGCTCACCCAGCTGATAAAGCCGGTCAGGATTTGATTAAGAACATTGTAGAAGTGTCAAAACGCCCTGAATTCCGTGGTAAGATTCTGTTTGTGCAGAATTACGATATGAACCTGGCAAAAATGCTGCTTCAAGGTGTTGATGTTTGGATGAACACACCAACGCGCCCATTAGAAGCATCGGGTACAAGTGGAGAAAAAGGCGTAATGAACGGTACCTTGCACTTCTCGGTGCTTGATGGCTGGTGGGTTGAAGGTTACCAAAAAGATGCCGGTTGGGCGCTGCCTGCCGAGCGCGCTTACGATGTTCAGGATTTTCAGGACGAGCTTGATGCCGAAACTATTTATAACATTTTGGAAGAGGAAGTTGTGCCTGCATACTATGGTCGCAATCAACACGATATTCCTGAAACATGGATTGGTTACGTAAAAAATACCATTGCAAATGTTTCGCCAAACTTTACCACATCGCGAATGATGCGCGATTACCAGGATCGTTATTATAATCCACAGTTTGAACGTGCTCAGCGTGTTAAAAACGATGGATTTAAACTAGCAAAAGAAATTGCTGCATGGAAAGCGAAAGTTGCTCAAAAATGGGATGAGATTGAAGTGAAAAACATCGAAATTATTGATGGAATTGCTCATACAATGACGATGGGAGATAAATATCCGGTGAAAGTATCGATTGACTTAAAAGGCCTGAAACCTGAAGAAGTTGGTGTTGAGTTACTGATTGCCGAAAGTAAAGATGAAGGACCGGAAAAAATTGTAGATACAGTTGAGTTCCTTCCTGAAAAATGCGAAGGCACTGCATGTTGTTACAAACATACTATTTTGCCCGATCATCCGGGGTCGTTCTCATACAGTTTCAGGTTGTATGCAAAACACCCGGAACTACCGCATCGTCAGGATTTCCGATTCATTAAATGGATTAGCTAAATTGACTTATATAGAAAAAAGGTGCTCACACGGGCACCTTTTTTTATGTTGTTTTTTGCTGTCGGGATGCAACTTAAGTTTCAAAAAATGAACGAAAGGCAAAATTGTAATTAGCGTCATTTTTACATTTCGTTCAAACTGTTATTTTTACATCGAAATCAAATATAAAATGAAACGAGTCCTGTTAAGCCGGCACCATTTCCGTGTTTGCCAGCAGGCAGGCATCAAATACCACATACAAAGTAAAAATACTTACGATGAAAAAACGGAAAAAAGTAGGTCAGAAAATTAAAGAGTTTCGCGAGTTCAGACAATTGTCCCGCGAAGATTTGGCAATTCAGGCAAATCTTGATAGTGGACAATTGCAGCTTATTGAAGACGAGGGAAATGTTCCTTCGTTAGGCGTGCTAATTAAAATTTCACGTGCAATGGGAGTGCGCATTGGCACTTTCCTGGATGATCAGGAAAAAATTGGTCCTGCTTTGGTAAATGCGGGTAATGCCGAAGAAACTTTAAGCTTTTCTACTAAAGATGAAAGTACGCGTGAACACCTGAATTTTTTCTCGTTGGCACAGGCAAAAGCTGGAAGGCATATGGAGCCTTTTTTGGTTGATATTGAACCTTCAGAAGAGTCGGATTATAAACTGTCATCGCACGAAGGCGAAGAATTTATTTATGTACTCGAAGGAAGTATTGAAATTAATTACGGAAAAGAAGTTTATCTATTACAAAAAGGCGACACCATTTATCTCGATTCGGTTGTTGCACACAATATTCACGCAGCCGGAGAACAGGCTGCAAAAATTCTGGCGGTAGTTTATACCCCTGTCTAATTAAAAACCTTTTTCATGCAACTACTTGATTATACCTTAGGAAATATTCTTGAAAAATGGGCCTTCGAAACACCAGACAAAGATTTTATTGTATACCCCGATCGTAATTTGCGGTTTTCGTACAAGCAGTTTAACGAACGGGTTGACCGCCTGGCAAAAGGTCTGCTTTTTATTGGTATAAAACCGGAAGATAAAGTAGGTGTTTGGGCAAAAAATGTTCCCGATTGGACAACATTGATGTTTGCAACAGCAAAAATAGGTGCAATTTTGGTAACAGTTAATACCAACTATAAATTAGCCGAACTGGAATACATTTTAAAAAATGCCGACATAAATTCGCTTTTTATTGTTGACGGATACCGCGACAGCGATTACGTTAAAATGATTTTCGAACTGGTGCCTGAGTTAAAAACACAGGCACGCGGCAAACTAAAATCTGAAAAATTTCCAGAGCTAAAAAATGTTGGTTTTATTGGTCAGCAAAAACATCGCGGGATGTACAGCACCGATGAGTTAATGCTGCTTGGAAGCCACATCGATGATTTAGAGCTTGAAAGTGTTAAGGAAGCCCTCAATTGTCACGATGTAGTTAATATGCAATACACCTCCGGAACTACAGGTTTCCCGAAGGGTGTAATGTTGTCGCACCACAATATTTTGAATAACGGCTTTGCCACCGGCGAGTGCATGAAATATACCGAAGACGACCGCCTTTTAGTTTGTGTTCCCTTATTTCATTGTTTTGGTTGTGTGTTGGCTGTTTGTGCTATTGTTTCGCACGGTGCAACAATGGTGTTTACCGAAGATTTTGATCCGCTATTGGTTTTGGCTTCAGTGCAAAAAGAAAAATGTACTGCGCTTTACGGCGTACCAACCATGTTTATTGCCGAACTAAATCACCCCATGTTCGATATGTTCGATCTTTCATCGTTACGCACTGGAATTATGGCGGGGGCACTTTGTCCCATCGAAACCATGCGCCAGGTGATGGATAAAATGAACATGAAAGATATTATTATAGTGTACGGTTTAACCGAAAGTTCGCCAGGAATGACGGCTACCCGAACACATAACTCCGTTGAAGTTAGGTCTACCACCGTTGGGTTTGAATTTCCTAATGTTGAGGTTAAAATTGTTGATACTGAAACCGACGAAGAATGTAAGCAGGGCGAGCAGGGTGAAATATGTTGCAGGGGCTACAATGTAATGAAAGGCTACTACAATAATCCTGAAGAAACAGCAAAAGTTATCGACACGGAAGGTTGGTTACACTCGGGCGATCTGGCAGTAAAAACCGAAGATGGATTTTATAAAATTACCGGACGCATAAAAGATATGATCGTTCGTGGAGGAGAAAATATATACCCGCGCGAGATTGAAAATTACCTTTATCGTTTGCCACAAATTGAAGCCGTTGAGGTTGCCGGGGTTCCGAGCAAAAAGTACGGCGAAGCGGTTGGTGCATTTATAAAATTGAAAAAGGGAGAGTCGCTTAGCGAGGAAGAGATTGTAGATTTTTGCCGTGGAAATATTGCCAGGTTTAAGATTCCAAAGTACATCTTTTTTGTCGACGAATTTCCGATGACTGCCAGTGGTAAAATTCAAAAGTACAAACTTAGTGAGATGTCGCTTGAGCTTTGTAAAGAGAAAGGCATTGAAATTGTTTAATCAAGGCAATATCGATTAAATTTATTGGATCAGTAATTGTATCGAAAAAACTGAATGGTATTTTGGCCTTTTTAACAAGTTTCAATCTGCAAGGTAAAACCATAAAACACTATCAATTTTTACTCTGCTAAGAGTTTCTTTTAGGGTTTCGTTTATTTTGATCAGATTCACTTAAAAGCAGTAAGTCAGGCTTAAATTCTGTCCGACTGATATTGATATTTGTCATGTTTTTGGCATATAAAAAGCGCA
It contains:
- a CDS encoding glycoside hydrolase family 57 protein, with amino-acid sequence MKSICLFFQIHQPFRHRRYRFFDIGNDHYYYDDYSNESIIRNVADKSYLPANKLLLELAEKLGGKFKVAFSITGVALEQFELYAPEVIESFQELTKTGCIEFLAETYSHSLSSFKDFQAFTDQVKKHDEQIFRLFGQKPCVFRNTEMIYSDEIGEKVAKLGYSAMLTEGAKHVLGWKSPNFLYVNAINPRLKVLMRNYKLSDDIGFRFSDKNWDEYPLTAEKYVNWLENVGEKEEIINLFMGYDSFGSRQPKDAGIFEFLKAFSEQIVKSKTLKFATPSEAVDDLQPVSVVSVPHPISWSDEERDLSAWLGNEMQKEAFEKLYAMKDQMARSTDGELQKDWNYLQASDHFFYMSTKYFAGRDPHKSYSNFDSPYEAFINYMNVLSDFKIRLNAHVPESEVENEIASLHRLLEEKEEKIKRMEADLRRLQKTKKQKTATRKKK
- the glgP gene encoding alpha-glucan family phosphorylase encodes the protein MEEKKFIKNPVVGEPVWKRIIVESNVPESLSPLRDLSKNLWWVWNTEARELFEKIDADIWEECAHNPIVLLDRVGYNRFKELERDEMFVAKMHEVNAKFNKYLDDRKELAGPGISYFSMEYGLHDSLKIFSGGLGILAGDYLKEASDMKVNLVAVGLLYRYGYFKQNLNLHGEQMAVYDAQQFSKIPVQPALDKNGEWVRVEVQYPGRTLIGRVWQTNIGSVKLYLLDADHHENSDADRFVTHHLYGGDNENRLKQEMLLGLGGIQALKKLEVDSDIYHCNEGHAAFIGIQRIANLMAEQKLSYAEAKEVVNASTVFTTHTPVPAGHDSFHKDMFRHYMNFFPEKLGLSWEDFEMLGKARAEEDHFNMSYLASNLSQGINGVSMLHGDVSKAVLKHLYQGYLEEELEIGYVTNGVHYPTWAAQEWKDIHKKYFGEEFPTNQLDFDVWKNIYNVPDYEIWELRKKLRQKLINYIKERFQDNWIKRSENPKLISEILGKLNPNTLTIGFARRFATYKRAHLLFRNLDRLAKIVNNPERPVQFIFAGKAHPADKAGQDLIKNIVEVSKRPEFRGKILFVQNYDMNLAKMLLQGVDVWMNTPTRPLEASGTSGEKGVMNGTLHFSVLDGWWVEGYQKDAGWALPAERAYDVQDFQDELDAETIYNILEEEVVPAYYGRNQHDIPETWIGYVKNTIANVSPNFTTSRMMRDYQDRYYNPQFERAQRVKNDGFKLAKEIAAWKAKVAQKWDEIEVKNIEIIDGIAHTMTMGDKYPVKVSIDLKGLKPEEVGVELLIAESKDEGPEKIVDTVEFLPEKCEGTACCYKHTILPDHPGSFSYSFRLYAKHPELPHRQDFRFIKWIS
- a CDS encoding XRE family transcriptional regulator, translating into MKKRKKVGQKIKEFREFRQLSREDLAIQANLDSGQLQLIEDEGNVPSLGVLIKISRAMGVRIGTFLDDQEKIGPALVNAGNAEETLSFSTKDESTREHLNFFSLAQAKAGRHMEPFLVDIEPSEESDYKLSSHEGEEFIYVLEGSIEINYGKEVYLLQKGDTIYLDSVVAHNIHAAGEQAAKILAVVYTPV
- a CDS encoding AMP-binding protein, whose product is MQLLDYTLGNILEKWAFETPDKDFIVYPDRNLRFSYKQFNERVDRLAKGLLFIGIKPEDKVGVWAKNVPDWTTLMFATAKIGAILVTVNTNYKLAELEYILKNADINSLFIVDGYRDSDYVKMIFELVPELKTQARGKLKSEKFPELKNVGFIGQQKHRGMYSTDELMLLGSHIDDLELESVKEALNCHDVVNMQYTSGTTGFPKGVMLSHHNILNNGFATGECMKYTEDDRLLVCVPLFHCFGCVLAVCAIVSHGATMVFTEDFDPLLVLASVQKEKCTALYGVPTMFIAELNHPMFDMFDLSSLRTGIMAGALCPIETMRQVMDKMNMKDIIIVYGLTESSPGMTATRTHNSVEVRSTTVGFEFPNVEVKIVDTETDEECKQGEQGEICCRGYNVMKGYYNNPEETAKVIDTEGWLHSGDLAVKTEDGFYKITGRIKDMIVRGGENIYPREIENYLYRLPQIEAVEVAGVPSKKYGEAVGAFIKLKKGESLSEEEIVDFCRGNIARFKIPKYIFFVDEFPMTASGKIQKYKLSEMSLELCKEKGIEIV